A genomic region of Pelodiscus sinensis isolate JC-2024 chromosome 17, ASM4963464v1, whole genome shotgun sequence contains the following coding sequences:
- the IL17B gene encoding interleukin-17B, translating into MDWTTSLLLFCVLVISCPWADSATKPKDQSKGAKEKRKGPARDELQLPEAQAAVPDPMLKGDSRISVDSPYILLEDYEQSIQEMVSQLWNNSEPADSMCQVNLRLWRSNKRSLSPWAYRINHDATRIPADIPEAQCLCTGCINPFTMQEDRSIVSIPIYSKLPVRRLLCHTPQGSGAKPRRKKKRCHKEYKMVMETIAVGCTCIF; encoded by the exons ATGGACTGGACTACATCCCTG CTTCTCTTCTGTGTGCTTGTCATCTCCTGTCCATGGGCTGACTCAGCCACCAAACCCAAGGATCAAAGCAAGGGAGCgaaagaaaagaggaaaggaCCAGCTAGGGatgagctccagctgccagaGGCACAGGCAGCTGTCCCTGACCCTATGCTCAAGGGGGACTCCAGGATCTCCGTGGACAGCCCTTACATTCTGCTGGAGGATTACGAGCAGAGCATCCAGGAGATGGTGAGCCAGCTGTGGAACAACTCGGAGCCAGCCGACAGCATGTGCCAGGTCAACCTGAGACTCTGGAGGTCCAATAAGAGGAGCCTCTCTCCATGGGCCTACAG GATCAACCACGATGCCACACGGATCCCAGCAGACATCCCCGAGGCGCAGTGCCTCTGCACTGGCTGCATCAACCCCTTCACCATGCAGGAGGACCGCAGCATTGTGAGCATCCCCATCTACAGCAAGCTGCCCGTCCGCCGGCTCCTGTGCCACACCCCACAGGGCTCAGGAGCCAAGCCCCGCAGGAAGAAGAAGAGGTGCCACAAGGAGTACAAGATGGTCATGGAAACCATCGCTGTGGGCTGCACCTGCATCTTTTGA